The nucleotide sequence CCGAAGAAGGCCGACGAGCAGCCGGCGGCCGCCGCCGAGCAGCCCGCGACCGCCGAGCAGCCGGCGACCGCCGCCGCCGAGTGATCTCGCCGTCGCGTCCCCACCGTCCGTTTTCACGGCCGGTGGGGCGCGACGGGTACGCCGGGCGGAACCGGCCCGGAGCCGGGCAGACCGGCGGCCAGAAATCCGGGCGGACCGGCGGCCAGAAATCCGGGTAACCGGCAGCCAGAAATCCGGGTAACCGGCAGCCAGACCATCCAACGCAGTCTCCAACACCGAAGAGAGAGTCATGTCCAACTTCACCGCCGCGGACGTCAAGAAGCTCCGGGACCTCACCGGCGCCGGCATGATGGACTCGAAGAAGGCGCTGACCGAGGCCGAGGGCGACTTCGACAAGGCCATCGAGATCCTGCGCGTCAAGGGCGCCAAGGATGTCGGCAAGCGGGCCGGTCGCACGGCCGCCAACGGCCTCATCGCCCACGCCGGCCAGGCGCTGCTCGAGCTCAACTGCGAGACCGACTTCGTCGCCAAGAACGACGCCTTCATCGCGCTGGCCCAGCAGCTCGTCGAGCACGGTGTGGCCAGCGGCGTGAACAGCGCCGAGGAGCTGCTCGCCAGCACCATCGACGGCAAGACCGTGGCCGACCTGATCCAGGAGCAGTCCGCCAAGATCGGCGAGAAGCTGGTGCTCAACCGCTTCGCCAAGCTCGACGGCACCACCGCGGTCTACCTGCACCGCAAGAGCCAGGACCTGCCCCCGGCGGTCGGCGTGCTGGT is from Micromonospora terminaliae and encodes:
- the tsf gene encoding translation elongation factor Ts — encoded protein: MSNFTAADVKKLRDLTGAGMMDSKKALTEAEGDFDKAIEILRVKGAKDVGKRAGRTAANGLIAHAGQALLELNCETDFVAKNDAFIALAQQLVEHGVASGVNSAEELLASTIDGKTVADLIQEQSAKIGEKLVLNRFAKLDGTTAVYLHRKSQDLPPAVGVLVQYSGKADEAGDADARGVAMQIAAMRPKYLTRDEVPAETVESERRIAEQTAREENKPEAALPKIVEGRVNAFFKDFVLMEQASVADNKKTVKQLLADAGIEVTRFVRFEVGQA